GCGCACCAAGACAGGATAACCAAGCTCGTTTGCGGCTTTTATTGCCTCTTCAGTTGTAAATACAGTATCTCCTGCCGGACGCGGGATATTGCATTCTGATAAAATCTTATCGAACTTTTCCCTGTCCTCTGCGGCGTCGATGCTCCACGCAGGTGTGCCGATTATCGGAACACCCGACTCATCGATGTCTTTTGCAAGCTTAATCGCCGTCTGACCGCCGAACTGAACGATAACCCCATCCGGCTTTTCGACCTCAAGGACTGAACGCACGTCTTCATAAGTCAAAGGCTCAAAATATAGTCTATCAGAGGTGTCAAAATCAGTCGAAACGGTTTCAGGGTTGTTATTGACGATGATAGCCTCGTACCCGCACTGTTTTGCAGCCCACACAGCGTGAACACTGCAATAGTCGAACTCGATGCCCTGACCTATGCGTATCGGGCCGGAGCCGAAAACCACAAGCTTTTTCTTATTTGACGGGCGAGCCTCACAGGCTGCGTCTCTTGTCGCATAGTAATATGGCGTCTGCGCCTCGAATTCTGCGGCACAGGTATCAACCATCTTAAAGCTGTTGCGCTTGAAATAGGGAGGCTTTTGCCCCGACAGCTCTGTAATTACAGTGTCCGGGAATGAAAGGCGCTTTGCCTCTTCATACAGCTCGTCTGTAAGCTTTTCAGCTTTAAGCCTTTTTTCCATCTCCAAGAGGTTGTTTATGCGGTCTAAAAACCACATATCTATCTTTGTGATCTCATGTATCTCGGATGCTGTCACGCCGCGGCGCATTGCCTCGGCAACAACGAACAGACGCTCGTCGTCTATATCCTTGATTTTATTGTAAATCTCTTCATCGCTTAACTTGTCGAGCTTTTTGAGTTTGACATAAGTACAGTGGATTTCTGCAGAACGGACAGCCTTCATCAGTGCCGCCTCGAAATTGTTGGCGATCGCCATGACCTCGCCAGTCGCCTTCATCTGCGTGCCTAAAGTGCGCTTGCCGTATACGAATTTATCGAAAGGCCATTTCGGGAATTTAACGACGCAGTAATCTAGCGTTGGCTCAAAACATGCCATAGTCTTGCCCGTTACAACGTTCGGAATCTCGTCAAGGCTGTAGCCGACAGCGATTTTAGACGCAACTCTTGCGATTAGGTAACCTGTCGCCTTTGAAGCGAGAGCAGAAGAACGCGATACTCTTGGGTTTACCTCGATTACCGCATATTCAAAGCTTTCAGGGTGAAGCGCAAACTGAACGTTGCAGCCGCCCTCGATGCCAAGAGCTGTGATTATGTTTAAAGCTGAGCTTCTCAGCATCTGATATTCCTTATCAGCAAGGGTTTGAGAAGGCGCGACGACTATGGAATCTCCGGTATGTACTCCGACCGGGTCAAAGTTTTCCATGTTACAAACGGTGATGACATTGCCTTTTGCGTCACGCATGACCTCGTATTCGATCTCTTTCCAGCCCGCTATACAGCGCTCGATCAGAACTTGACCCACACGGCTGTAACGCAGACCGTTTTTGGCGATATCGGCAAGCATCTCCGGATCATCTGCAATGCCGCCGCCCGTGCCGCCAAGCGTATATGCCGGGCGCACAATAACCGGATAGCCGATTTCTTCGGCAAGTTTTAAAGCATCCTCGACATTTTCAACGACGCCTGATGGAACGATCGGTTCATTGATTTCCATCATCGTCTCGCGGAAAGCCTCTCGATCCTCTGCTTTTTTTATCGTTACAGGGTTAGCGCCGAGCAGGCGAACCCCTTGCTCTTCAAGAAAGCCGCTTTCAGCAAGCTCCATAGCCAGGTTAAGACCGGTCTGCCCGCCGAGCGTCGGGAGTAGGCTGTCGGGATTTTCTTTCTTTATTATTGTTTTCAAAAAATCGACATTAAGCGGCTCGATATACACTTTGTCCGCCATGTCTTTGTCTGTCATTATCGTGGCAGGATTAGAGTTTACCAAAACGACCTCAAGCCCCTCCTCTTTCAGAGAGCGGCAGGCCTGTGTTCCGGCATAATCGAACTCAGCGGCCTGACCTATTATGATAGGGCCTGAGCCGATGACCATAACCTTTTTGATTGATTTATTCAGCGGCATGTTTTTTCTCCTTCCATCAGCTTCATAAATTCGTCAAACAGATACCCTGTATCCTGCGGACCGGGGCAGGCCTCCGGGTGAAACTGCACCGTAAAGACAGGCGCGTCGAAATATCTCACGCCCTCGACCGTGTTGTCATTTACGTTTACGAAACTCAGCTTGCAAATGTCCTTTGGAAGAGTATCAGCAACCACAGCGTAGCCATGATTCTGGCTTGTTATATATGTCCTGTCTTTTTCGATATCAAGAGCGGGGTGATTTGCGCCGCGGTGACCGTATTTCAGTTTTTCTGTTTTTGCACCCGCCGCAAGCGCCATAAGCTGATGCCCAAGGCATATGCCGAAAATGGGCAGCCCGCTTTTTCTAAGTTTTTTAAGCTCAGATATTATTGCGGTATTTTCAGCCGGGTCTCCGGGGCCGTTTGAAAGCATAATGCCGTCATACCCGCCTTTTAAAACTTCCTTCGCGCTGGTGTCGGCAGGCAAAAGCGTCACACGGCAGCCGCGCTTTAAAAGAGAGCGCAGTATGTTGTGTTTATATCCAAAGTCATAAAGAGCAACGTTTTTAAGCATTTCGCCTTCCGGCTCAAAAACCTCTGCCTTTTTGCAGGTGACAGCATCCACAGCGCCGGTTATTACATAAGAATTTATTTTATCCATGAGTTCCGGAGACTTGATAAGGCTTTCCGCATCGTCGCCCGAAACAATGGCGCCGTTCATAACGCCCTGTTCACGTATCTTCCTTGTAACGGCGCGGGTGTCTATGCCCATTATGCCGATAATGCCCTGCTTTTTAAGGTATTCATCGAGTTTTCCGGTTTTGCGGAAGTTTGACGGGGCATCACAGCTTTCACGCACGATGAACCCCTTGCCCCATGCCTTGAGTGACTCTCCGTCCTCGTCATTTATACCGTAATTCCCCTGAATGGGGTATGTCATTGTGATTATCTGACCGTAATAAGACGGGTCGGTCAGCACCTCCTGGTATCCGGTCATTCCAGTGTTGAATACCGTTTCGCCGACTGTAACGCCGACAGCGCCGAGAGACTGCCCCTCAAACACAGTTCCGTCAGACAGACAAAGAAATGCTTTCATTGTTTCACTCCTATATCAAAATAACTATGTCAAGATCAATATGTTATCCTGCCGCCCAAAACGGAAAGCAGGTCTTCTTTCATTCTTATCGCTTCGCGGCGGGCGGCTTTGGCAAAGTCTTTGCCGTGGCAATTTTCTTTCTTCCAAGCGCACATTATGCCGCGCGAGGAATTTACGACAGCGCCGAGCCCGCGTTTGTCAAAGGCAGCCGCAGCGTCGGAAGCGCCGCCCCCCTGTGCCCCGTATCCCGGGACAAGAAAGAAGGTGGATGGGCACTGTTCACGCAGTGACGCGAGCTGTTTTGGGTATGTCGCGCCGACAACAGCCCCAGCGGCGCTGTAACCGTATTTGCCCATAAGCGTTTCGCCGTACTTCTTAACGTTCTCAGCAACGAGCTCATACAGCGTTTTGCCGTCAGAAATCCTGTCCTGATATTCGCCTGAAGATTTATTCGAGGTTTTGACTAAGATGAAGATCATCCTGTCACTGCACAGTTTTAAAAAGGGGTCTATGCCGTCTGTGCCCAGATAGGGATTGACTGTGACTGCATCCTCGTTAAAAGCTCTATAGCTTTTCCCGAATATATCAGTCTCACCAATATGTCCTTTTGCGTAAGCCTCAGCAGTCGAACCGATGTCGCCGCGCTTGACATCCCCGATAACATACAGCCCACGGCTTTTGGCATAAGCAACAGTTTCATGGTAAGCGCGGACGCCCTGCCAGCCATAGAGTTCATAATAAGCCGACTGCGGCTTCACCGCCGGCACGATGTCGCAAAGCTCGTCAATAAGCCCCTTATTGAAGCTGAGCAGTGCATTTGCGGCACATGTAAACGGATCGTCAGAGCTGTTTTTCGCCTCTTCCAAAATATGCTCCGGTATGTAGGACAGCAGCGGGTCAAGCCCCGCAACGGTCGGATTTTGTTTGTCAATTATTTTTTCTATCAGCTTATCGATCGACATATATTCCCTCTCTTTGATTATTTTTTATGCTAACTCACCCTGTGAAACGACCACTTTTCCGCCGCAGATTGTATATTTCACTGCGCCGTAAAGCTCTTTGCCGTCAAAGGGCGTATTTTTAGACTTGCTTTGTAATTTTTCGGCTTTGACCGTCCGCTTTTCGTCCTCGGAGAATATAACGATGTCGGCGGCGCCGTCTTCGCAAAGCCTGCCTTTATTAAGGCGCAGAATGTCCGCCGGCTTTGCAGTCATTTTATATAAAAGATCACTAAGCTCCATCTTTCCAGTTTTGACAAGGTTTGTTATGCCAAGAGAGAGCGCAGTTTCAAACCCGACCATTCCGCTTGCGGCGCGGTCAAATTCACAGTTCTTGCTCTCCGGGTCGTGAGGAGCGTGGTCGGTCGCTATTACGTCTATCGTGCCGTCGCAGAGGCCTTCGATAACGGCAGCAACATCGTCACTGCTTCTAAGCGGAGGGTTGACCTTTGCCGCGGTGTTATATCCCAGCACAGCCTCATGTGTAAGCGAGAAATAGTGCGGGCAGGTCTCGCATGTGACCAGCACCCCCGCCGCCTTTGCCTCACGGATTATCTGTATTCCGTTTCTGGTGCTGACATGAGCGATATGGATAGGAATGTTCAGGCTGCGTGCAAGAACAAGGTCGCGGGCGATCATTGCCTCTTCAGCCGATGCCGGAATACCGCGAAGCCCCATTATTGTGCTGTAATATCCCTCATTCATTACCCCGCCGCACACAAGGTTTGTATCCTCGCAGTGTGAGATCACAGGCGTGTCGAAGGATGCTGCATAGACCATAGCGTTTTTCATTATGTTCGAGTCCATGACAGGGCGCCCGTCGTCTGAAATCGCGACGATGCCGGCAAACTTCATCTCGCCTATGCTGGCAAGGCATTTGCCTTCAAGATTTTTAGTTATTGCGCCGATCGGGTATACATCTATGACCGCATTGGTTTTAGCCTGGCTCAAAACATATTCCACGACCGTTTTATTATCTATTACAGGATTGGTGTTCGGCATACATGCAATCGTTGTAAAACCGCCTGCCGCCGCAGAGCGGCTTCCCGTGGCGATAGTCTCCTTACGTTCAAAACCAGGCTCGCGCAGGTGACAGTGCATATCTACAAGCCCGGGCGCCACAATAAGACCTTCCGCATCGATGACCTCTGTAGCGATCTCCTCACTTATATCGTCAGGTGTGATATCGAATATCTTATCGTCTTCAATAAGAATGTTATATTTTCCAAAAAGATCGCCGCTTTTATCAATTACAAACCCATTTTTAATAAGTAATTTCATTTGCACCAACCCTTTTTGAAAACATATGAAGTATTGCCATCTGAACAGCGACGCCGTTTGTCACCTGTTCTTCGACAAGTGAACAGGGGGAATTTATGATATCGGATGAAACCTCGACGCCCTTGATGATTGGACCAGAATGGAGAAAAACCGCATCGGGTTTTGCGATTTTCATACGCTCGTCGTTCACACTGAAAAAGCGCCCGTATTCGCCCTTGGACGGGACACGCAGTTCTTTCAGCATCTCTTCCTTTACCTGAACGACCATCACAACGTCAGAGTCAATTATTGCCTCCTGCAGAGTGCTGAAAACTTCAACGCCGAGCCTTTCAAGCCCAGACGGGAGAAGAGTTGCCGGAGCGCCGACAGAAACCTTGGCGCCGAGTTTTGTAAGACCGTATATATTGCTTTTTGCGACTCTGCTGTGCATTATGTCACCTACTATTGCGACACGCAGACCGGCAATGTGTCCCTTATGCTGTAATATCGTGAACAAGTCAACAAGCGCCTGCGTCGGATGCTCGTTGAAGCCGTCTCCGGCGTTGATTACCGAACAGCGGACATTTCGAGCCGCAAGCTCTGCCGCGCCTGACATCGGATGACGTATAATTATTGTATCCGCACCCATGCGGTCAAGCGTTTTAGCGATTTCAACAAGGCTTTCACGGGGATTCTCATTGTCCTCAAACGAGACGGAAGACATCGTGCCCTGCATATACTTAGTCGCCAGAGAAAAAGACAGACGCGTCCTTGTGCTTTCCTTATAAAAAAGCTCTACTATACTCTTACCGAGCAGATGCGGCGCGCGTTTGATCGGCTGATTTACGACAAAGCGCATAGTTTCAGCACTGTGCAGAATCTGCCTTATATCATCAGGCGGAAGATCGCGAAGCCCCAAGAGATCCTTTTGACGAAAAGACATTATTTTCCCCCCAAACACCGTCTGCACCGGTTTGCATGAATTTGCATAACGACGCATATTAATGATATATTATAGCATACCGCGAACCATTCTACAATTACATTTACAATGATTATTTATCGATTTATTGTAAAATACTTATGATTTTTTCATGCAAAAAACAGCATATTATACAAGAAAAAAGCTGTGTGATAATTCACACAGCTTTTATAAAATTAATATTTATTTCTTTTTGAATAAGAAGTATGCAGGATATGATGAGCCTTGTGGCTTCCCGGTTC
This sequence is a window from Bacillota bacterium. Protein-coding genes within it:
- a CDS encoding dihydroorotase, encoding MKLLIKNGFVIDKSGDLFGKYNILIEDDKIFDITPDDISEEIATEVIDAEGLIVAPGLVDMHCHLREPGFERKETIATGSRSAAAGGFTTIACMPNTNPVIDNKTVVEYVLSQAKTNAVIDVYPIGAITKNLEGKCLASIGEMKFAGIVAISDDGRPVMDSNIMKNAMVYAASFDTPVISHCEDTNLVCGGVMNEGYYSTIMGLRGIPASAEEAMIARDLVLARSLNIPIHIAHVSTRNGIQIIREAKAAGVLVTCETCPHYFSLTHEAVLGYNTAAKVNPPLRSSDDVAAVIEGLCDGTIDVIATDHAPHDPESKNCEFDRAASGMVGFETALSLGITNLVKTGKMELSDLLYKMTAKPADILRLNKGRLCEDGAADIVIFSEDEKRTVKAEKLQSKSKNTPFDGKELYGAVKYTICGGKVVVSQGELA
- the carB gene encoding carbamoyl-phosphate synthase large subunit, with amino-acid sequence MPLNKSIKKVMVIGSGPIIIGQAAEFDYAGTQACRSLKEEGLEVVLVNSNPATIMTDKDMADKVYIEPLNVDFLKTIIKKENPDSLLPTLGGQTGLNLAMELAESGFLEEQGVRLLGANPVTIKKAEDREAFRETMMEINEPIVPSGVVENVEDALKLAEEIGYPVIVRPAYTLGGTGGGIADDPEMLADIAKNGLRYSRVGQVLIERCIAGWKEIEYEVMRDAKGNVITVCNMENFDPVGVHTGDSIVVAPSQTLADKEYQMLRSSALNIITALGIEGGCNVQFALHPESFEYAVIEVNPRVSRSSALASKATGYLIARVASKIAVGYSLDEIPNVVTGKTMACFEPTLDYCVVKFPKWPFDKFVYGKRTLGTQMKATGEVMAIANNFEAALMKAVRSAEIHCTYVKLKKLDKLSDEEIYNKIKDIDDERLFVVAEAMRRGVTASEIHEITKIDMWFLDRINNLLEMEKRLKAEKLTDELYEEAKRLSFPDTVITELSGQKPPYFKRNSFKMVDTCAAEFEAQTPYYYATRDAACEARPSNKKKLVVFGSGPIRIGQGIEFDYCSVHAVWAAKQCGYEAIIVNNNPETVSTDFDTSDRLYFEPLTYEDVRSVLEVEKPDGVIVQFGGQTAIKLAKDIDESGVPIIGTPAWSIDAAEDREKFDKILSECNIPRPAGDTVFTTEEAIKAANELGYPVLVRPSYVLGGQGMAIAHSDEDTKEFMEVINRVKQDNPVLVDKYLMGKELEVDAICDGEDILIPGIMEHVERAGIHSGDSISVYPTQTISSKLKQTMVDYTNKLAKSLKVVGLVNIQFVIYNNEVYIIEVNPRSSRTVPYISKVTGVPMVDLATRCMLGAKLRDLGYGTGLYPEGDYVAVKVPVFSFEKLHNVDTQLGPEMKSTGEVLGLAHTFKEAIYKGLVAAGFKMKRKGGVLVTVKDSDKYEIIPVIEKFQRMGFEIYATGNTARILNYNMLPTNAVRKWHEPAPNIETLLESGKIDYVISTSSKGRIPTKDGVRIRRKAVERSIPCLTSVDTASELVNSLLMNFKTEDLEMVDITKI
- a CDS encoding aspartate carbamoyltransferase catalytic subunit gives rise to the protein MSFRQKDLLGLRDLPPDDIRQILHSAETMRFVVNQPIKRAPHLLGKSIVELFYKESTRTRLSFSLATKYMQGTMSSVSFEDNENPRESLVEIAKTLDRMGADTIIIRHPMSGAAELAARNVRCSVINAGDGFNEHPTQALVDLFTILQHKGHIAGLRVAIVGDIMHSRVAKSNIYGLTKLGAKVSVGAPATLLPSGLERLGVEVFSTLQEAIIDSDVVMVVQVKEEMLKELRVPSKGEYGRFFSVNDERMKIAKPDAVFLHSGPIIKGVEVSSDIINSPCSLVEEQVTNGVAVQMAILHMFSKRVGANEITY
- a CDS encoding carbamoyl phosphate synthase small subunit, with amino-acid sequence MKAFLCLSDGTVFEGQSLGAVGVTVGETVFNTGMTGYQEVLTDPSYYGQIITMTYPIQGNYGINDEDGESLKAWGKGFIVRESCDAPSNFRKTGKLDEYLKKQGIIGIMGIDTRAVTRKIREQGVMNGAIVSGDDAESLIKSPELMDKINSYVITGAVDAVTCKKAEVFEPEGEMLKNVALYDFGYKHNILRSLLKRGCRVTLLPADTSAKEVLKGGYDGIMLSNGPGDPAENTAIISELKKLRKSGLPIFGICLGHQLMALAAGAKTEKLKYGHRGANHPALDIEKDRTYITSQNHGYAVVADTLPKDICKLSFVNVNDNTVEGVRYFDAPVFTVQFHPEACPGPQDTGYLFDEFMKLMEGEKTCR
- the pyrF gene encoding orotidine-5'-phosphate decarboxylase, which encodes MSIDKLIEKIIDKQNPTVAGLDPLLSYIPEHILEEAKNSSDDPFTCAANALLSFNKGLIDELCDIVPAVKPQSAYYELYGWQGVRAYHETVAYAKSRGLYVIGDVKRGDIGSTAEAYAKGHIGETDIFGKSYRAFNEDAVTVNPYLGTDGIDPFLKLCSDRMIFILVKTSNKSSGEYQDRISDGKTLYELVAENVKKYGETLMGKYGYSAAGAVVGATYPKQLASLREQCPSTFFLVPGYGAQGGGASDAAAAFDKRGLGAVVNSSRGIMCAWKKENCHGKDFAKAARREAIRMKEDLLSVLGGRITY